The Mesorhizobium loti genome includes a region encoding these proteins:
- a CDS encoding xanthine dehydrogenase family protein molybdopterin-binding subunit gives MELRKSYFADVRKDDLHEIGQPRPRSDSPGHVTGKTAFFADRNFPGMLHLKMVRSPHHHARIRSIDTSEAEKHPGVVKILTAKDVPHNVYTILILIQIGPEDETVLADGKVRWKGEAVVAVLAETERAAQEAAAKVKVDYEVLPAVFDMEEALKPGAPLVNEYHGQNYYLYDSGECRKVRFGDVEAGFAGADHVLEQSYQSSPIEHAPTETTGCVVMPEGNDRFTCYTNTQAMFFTLDNTSIILQMPGSKLHFVGGTVGGGFGGKVDVIVEPIAILGAKLTGRPVCFIYSREEEMQISSPRAAEKVVIKDGVMKDGRIVARKVTGYTDAGAYSRHSPYGAQKGAGHYPGPYTIPNVWIDTYCVYTNRTPSSAMRGFGVTIGDFALEVQMDKLARLIGMDPLEFRFINAYRDGDMKAHRQPTEGAALIECMQEASRAANWPVAEKYLAMSSYVKGA, from the coding sequence ATGGAACTGCGCAAGAGCTACTTCGCCGATGTCCGCAAGGACGACCTGCACGAGATCGGCCAGCCAAGGCCGCGCTCGGATTCTCCCGGCCATGTCACCGGCAAGACCGCCTTTTTCGCCGACCGCAATTTCCCCGGCATGCTGCATCTGAAGATGGTGCGCAGCCCACACCACCATGCCCGCATCCGCTCGATAGACACGTCGGAAGCCGAAAAGCATCCGGGCGTGGTGAAAATTCTGACCGCCAAGGACGTGCCGCACAATGTCTACACCATCCTGATCCTGATCCAGATCGGGCCGGAGGACGAAACCGTGCTGGCCGACGGCAAGGTGCGCTGGAAGGGCGAGGCGGTGGTGGCAGTGCTGGCCGAGACCGAGCGCGCGGCCCAGGAGGCCGCCGCCAAGGTCAAGGTCGACTATGAGGTGCTGCCGGCCGTCTTCGACATGGAAGAGGCGCTGAAGCCCGGCGCGCCGCTGGTCAACGAATATCACGGCCAGAACTACTACCTCTATGACAGCGGCGAGTGCCGCAAGGTGCGCTTCGGTGATGTCGAGGCGGGCTTTGCCGGCGCCGACCACGTGTTGGAGCAGAGCTACCAGTCCTCGCCGATCGAACACGCGCCGACCGAGACCACCGGCTGCGTGGTGATGCCCGAGGGCAATGACCGCTTCACCTGCTACACCAACACGCAGGCGATGTTCTTCACCCTCGACAACACCTCGATCATCCTGCAGATGCCCGGCAGCAAATTGCATTTCGTCGGCGGCACCGTCGGCGGCGGCTTTGGCGGCAAGGTCGACGTCATCGTCGAACCGATCGCTATCCTCGGCGCAAAATTAACCGGGCGTCCGGTCTGTTTTATCTATAGCCGCGAGGAGGAGATGCAGATCTCCTCGCCACGCGCGGCCGAAAAGGTCGTCATCAAGGACGGCGTCATGAAGGACGGCCGCATCGTCGCGCGCAAGGTCACCGGCTACACCGATGCCGGCGCCTATTCGCGCCACTCGCCCTATGGCGCGCAGAAGGGTGCGGGGCACTATCCCGGCCCTTACACGATCCCCAATGTCTGGATCGACACCTACTGCGTCTACACCAACCGCACGCCCTCCTCCGCCATGCGCGGCTTCGGCGTCACCATCGGCGATTTCGCGCTGGAGGTGCAGATGGACAAGCTGGCGCGGCTGATCGGCATGGATCCGCTCGAATTCCGCTTCATCAACGCCTATCGCGACGGCGACATGAAGGCGCATCGCCAGCCGACCGAGGGTGCTGCGCTGATTGAATGCATGCAGGAAGCCTCGCGCGCCGCCAACTGGCCGGTGGCGGAAAAGTACCTAGCGATGTCCTCCTACGTGAAGGGAGCTTGA
- a CDS encoding (2Fe-2S)-binding protein — protein MAKVPVQFTLNGSEKAEFVDSGTTLLHALRDKIGDTSPKGGCHQGTCGACSVIIDGELRLSCLTLAETCNGATISTTSGLSESGVLHPLQRAFLDTFATQCGFCTPGMIMAAKVLLDHTPNPSRDEVIEALSGNICRCTGYEPIIQAVLTAARSNSQNAA, from the coding sequence ATGGCAAAAGTTCCGGTTCAATTCACACTCAACGGTTCTGAAAAGGCCGAATTCGTCGACAGCGGCACGACGCTGCTGCACGCCTTGCGCGACAAGATCGGCGACACCTCACCGAAAGGCGGTTGCCATCAAGGCACTTGCGGCGCCTGTTCGGTCATCATCGACGGCGAACTCCGGCTCTCCTGCCTGACACTGGCCGAGACCTGCAACGGGGCGACCATCAGCACGACATCAGGCCTTTCGGAAAGCGGCGTCTTGCATCCCTTGCAGCGCGCCTTCCTCGACACTTTCGCCACGCAATGCGGCTTCTGCACGCCGGGCATGATCATGGCGGCCAAGGTGCTGCTCGACCACACGCCCAATCCCAGCCGCGACGAGGTGATCGAGGCGCTGTCGGGCAACATCTGCCGCTGTACCGGCTACGAGCCGATCATCCAGGCGGTGCTGACCGCCGCGCGGTCCAACTCGCAGAATGCGGCTTGA
- a CDS encoding xanthine dehydrogenase family protein subunit M has protein sequence MALALQTFATVKDANAALKAQGSRYLGGGTLVVRAANEGDVSVSGLVRSTEPSLSTIVVAGGKVRIGASVTMAAIASHPELGALAKAARAVGGPAIRNMATVGGNLFAPAPYGDFAVALLALDAIVGTDDGETPIEIFLAKRDGSRAIVTSVSFTLPKADSFRFLKVSRVKPKGVSVLSIASVLERSPDGIVSSARIALGCMADRPMRARAAEKALTGRSLTKDGIAPALAAASDGTSPITDPIASAWYRNEVLPVHLGRLLLA, from the coding sequence ATGGCGCTAGCACTTCAGACTTTTGCAACGGTGAAGGATGCCAACGCGGCGCTGAAAGCCCAGGGCAGCCGCTATCTCGGTGGCGGGACACTCGTGGTTCGCGCGGCCAATGAGGGCGATGTTTCGGTCTCCGGCCTTGTCAGGTCGACCGAGCCGTCTCTGTCCACCATCGTTGTTGCCGGCGGCAAGGTCCGCATCGGCGCCTCGGTGACCATGGCGGCGATCGCCAGCCATCCGGAGCTCGGCGCCCTTGCCAAGGCCGCCCGCGCCGTCGGTGGCCCTGCAATCCGCAACATGGCAACCGTTGGCGGCAATCTGTTTGCCCCGGCGCCCTATGGCGATTTCGCTGTTGCCTTGCTGGCGCTCGACGCCATTGTCGGCACCGATGACGGCGAAACGCCGATCGAGATTTTTCTGGCCAAACGGGACGGCAGCCGCGCCATCGTCACTTCCGTGAGCTTCACGCTTCCGAAGGCCGACAGTTTCCGCTTCCTGAAAGTGTCGAGGGTCAAGCCCAAGGGCGTCTCGGTGCTCAGCATCGCCAGCGTTCTGGAACGGTCGCCGGACGGCATCGTGTCTTCGGCACGAATTGCACTGGGCTGCATGGCCGATCGGCCAATGCGTGCCAGAGCGGCCGAAAAGGCGCTGACCGGCCGTAGCTTGACCAAGGACGGCATCGCGCCGGCTTTGGCCGCAGCCAGTGATGGTACATCGCCGATCACCGATCCGATTGCCAGCGCCTGGTATCGCAACGAAGTCCTGCCGGTCCATCTCGGCCGGCTGCTGCTCGCATAA
- a CDS encoding SRPBCC family protein, producing MAKVTISSVIDAPVEKVWARIRDFNGLPGWHPRMVESHIEDGKDAGAIGSVRNFQLASGARIREKLLDFSDQNFLVSYSILETPQPLTNHKATLQLRRVTDGDRTYAEWTASFDAAPEEADKIAEGMGANVFQGGFNALKSHFAGQS from the coding sequence ATGGCCAAAGTCACCATCTCCAGCGTCATCGACGCGCCGGTCGAAAAGGTCTGGGCGCGCATACGCGACTTCAACGGTCTGCCGGGCTGGCATCCGCGCATGGTCGAAAGCCATATCGAGGATGGCAAGGACGCCGGCGCGATCGGCAGCGTGCGCAACTTCCAGCTCGCCAGCGGCGCCCGTATCCGCGAAAAACTGCTCGACTTCTCCGATCAGAATTTCCTCGTCAGCTATTCCATCCTGGAGACGCCGCAGCCGCTCACCAATCACAAGGCGACGCTGCAGTTGCGGCGCGTGACCGATGGTGACCGCACCTATGCCGAATGGACCGCCAGCTTCGATGCCGCGCCCGAGGAAGCTGACAAGATTGCCGAGGGCATGGGCGCCAATGTCTTCCAGGGCGGCTTCAACGCCCTGAAAAGCCATTTCGCCGGTCAGAGCTGA